The DNA segment TGTTATCACAACTGAATCGAGCATCTAAAAAAAGGGACTTGAGTTAACTGAACAAGGAAATCGGAAATGGTTAGGCAGGCAATCCAGTTTTTATCCAGAGATTGATTCTGCTTAACCATTACTGAGAAAGGcgaaaaaaaagaacacataCATAGTCATGCAAAGAAAGCATCTGATCCGTGACATCCGTCCTAAAGAGGTTGACATGGGATCACCATTCATCAGGGGGATCATGAGTTCCGTGAGCACATGTCCAGTTCTGAAACTACCAATTCTGAAAGATCAGGTATGGAATTGAATTGCAGGACTTGTGAGTTCTGAGCATACAGAGCTAGTTCCTGCTTGTAATTATCTGAACTCTGTCATAGTGAATTGTTTTACAGATACACTTATGTTCATGTTTCCATCTGAGTATGCaagctttgtttttttttccttttttgagaACTCAACCAGGGGCAAAACCCTACCTGAAATTTTAATTTCCATTAAAAAAGGAGCAGTTTTACCCGCGAAACTGGCTAAACAAACGCCATACAAAAGGAGCAGAGAGCACCGTGCTCGTTCGCCTCAGAAGTGGGGACAAATTCAACCAAGAAGTACATAATACTCCTACTGAGCAACTTTTCGAGTCTGCTAGTTGCTCATAACACGCAGACCACAAACACCATTGGCCCATCACCACGTGACAGCGCTTGCTAACTCAAGAGTGAATCTTAACCAACCCAAATGCATCACTCCGTGCAGCTATGCAACGCGCACCATGAACGATGGCATGGGAAGCATGATCGGCTCCGGCGAGGCGATGAAGCCCGGTCCAGCGAAGAATGCCTGCTCCTGCGGCTTGTCCAACTCCATGTCGTTGTTTCCAGTACTGCTCTCGTCGGCCTGCAGTGACCGAGGCTTCTTGTGGGCGTCCCAGCGCTCGGCGGAAGAGGACCCGCGGCTGATCGCCCGCTTGTTGCTGTCCCACCTCTCGCTCGACGACGCCCGGCTGGTCGGGCTGTTGCTGCTCGACGAGGAGGATGTCACGCTCGTCTTCTTGTTGCTGTCCCACCTCTCGCACGAGGACGCGCGCCTGGGACTGCTCTTGATGCTGTTCAAGGAACGCTGGCTTGAGCCTGAAGACGCTGGGCTGGTCGGCTTGATCTTGTGCGCGTCCCACCTCTCGTCTGagtcggcacggcacggcttGGAGGGCGACATGTTAGACATCTCCACGGCGTCGGCGCGGCCGGGCTTGGACGGTGACTTGATCGCGTTCTTGCACGCGTCCCACCTCTCCGCGGCGTCGGCGCGGCTGGGCTTGGGCGGCGACTTTGGGAAGATGACGACGCACGGCGGCGTCGGGAGCAGAGGCATCATCTTCCACTGGGGCGGGGTTGGGAGCAGCGCCGCAAGAGCTGCGTGTGCCATGGCAAGGTGCACGCGCTCAACCGGTATCGCCATGGACCGAAGGAGATACAACAGAAGCGCCGCAAGTGAGCAGAGGAGACGAAGCAAAGAGATCACAAGGTGTTGGAGTGAGATGGGATCGGGCGTAGGAACTTGACATAAATAGGGACGCGAATCCGCAAGCGTGCATGAATGCATAGCGTGAATTGGAGTCGGAATCGGAATTCCGAGCGAGTGCGACGTGCGCGTGCCGCGATCGCGTTGGCGCCGTTTTTCTCCGACGCAGACTCGGATTCGAATTCGGTGCTCTGTCATGCCGCTCCTGCTCGGATTCACCGCACAGGATCAAGTCTCTCCACCCTGACTCCCTCTCCCGGCGGAGATGGTGGCGGTCGCGGCCATGGCCACGGGCGTGCCGGAGTGGGCCACCAAGCAGCACTGCCTCATGGGGATCGACAAGGCTGCCCGCGGCCTGGTTCTTGTAATCCATTCTTGACTggaatttttcatttttcccgGAAACTATTGTGCATTGAATTTGttgttttttaagaaaaagtcCATTTTCTGTTTTATATATTCTTAGTatgatttatatttttaatccCATCTTTAAAGCTGGATTAACACGTCTTGCAACTCCCAAAACCATCTAAAATTATTCACCCttaaaaaaacatcttttaccATATTTTACCTACGTGGCACACCATTAGCGCGCATCCGCATCGGTCATCCGATCTCGTTGCCTCTACGTCATCTTCCCCGGTCCAAACTCTAGCCACATCGTCGCCAACGCTCGCTCCggctgtagcaaaaatgaccttattagactataattgtgattttggtgattaataacaatataaacaatgagactaacatgtttgtcaagaatatatgttagtatgtgtcatggatgtaatacataaagaagtcactGCAGCAGGgacaaagtttaattgaattggaaaaaatccccgagaaattgttctcacagAAATGTCTGGcgctggaagaattgcactcaccagagcattatgtccagaggaagtttgcctcaccggatgatccggtgataaagaaTGTACATGCCAgagcaattctgtcagaagAAGTCATAGTGAATTGCACTCACGGGAAGGTCCAgcgatcagaagagatgtacatcagactaattcttgcagagaagaatccaagcgtagaagatcgaagatctactcactggatagtccggtgataaagtaGTGCACACcgaaggcttcaccggagcatttaacagagtgtgtgaaaaactcagaaaagaagaagttctacacactggaaggtccgatgatgaagaaagtacacaccggagtattttatgtagagaagaagtttggtgcggtctggctcaggataactcaccagatagtccggtgatgaagaggatgtatacagcagagtatccggtgatcagaagaaccctgagtggagttctaatgactaatttctgagaatgtacacactggatggtccggtgcttgtacctctgttaacgtcggatcatccggtgttcacagaatatgtgagctgttgggataacggctagtccgcgggattgaggctataaatactccttcaCTCGTTCATTTGGAGCTGTTGGAGttcagagaaacccttgtacacctaagaagacatacaagccatccaagagcataaagtgttcatccaaagcgattaagcacaccattagtgagtgattagcgCTTATAGGTATAGAGAGAAAAGTtgttaggtgctgcaacctagagtgtggatcaaggagtgatccaaaagtgtaaCAAGAAGTACGCTAGCGTCtttgagtctttgtgactcgccgataacttgttgaccctctgacttgatgtggagcagcggcaagaggattgtgcggggacgcggaggcccttatctctgtgactaaagctccgaagtgaagacgacgtacaAGTAACCGAAAGAgagattagtggtgagaccttaccttggtgaaTCATCGTgtttgaggccttgtcttggtgacttggtatctcaagagtcatgaccggaagagacttagcaaccgggagtatatcctttgtggagctccaacgccaccgataccacgggataaaaatctctcgtGCTGAGTTTgcctctctaccttatttacattttcgtatttacttacttgcaatttaccctgcaattctcttaagcggtagagtagacacactagataaacctagagtatatttagatggaaattgagataggcttatcttatgaaagttttggagccaatagttttaagtgtcctaattcatcccctctCTTAGGATGTCCTTGATTCCCTTCACCGGCGTCCCCCTGACTCCAAACCCTAACGTGCTACTACCGATGGCGGTTAGGATTCAGGTTTTAGGGTTAGGGGTTGTCGGGAGCTCCTCTCCCTAGTGGATTTCGAGGGAAGGCCGGTCAGGTGATGGTGACAGGCTGCGGGCGAGGCGGCGGGAGTGTTGTCGGCCGCAGTGGCAGAGGACTGGTGGTGGGAAGGGTCGGGGTTGGGGAGACAAAGCAATAGCTCGTCGAATATGGGTTAGCATGGCAAGGCCAATGGTCACGAATCTGGTGGCTAGAGCTGCTGAAGACAGAGGAGGAGGGTAGGGCAGGGGCCATGGCGTGGTTGAAGGTTCGCGGAGAGGAGAAAGAAATAACTCGGGTTGCCGgacgcaaggaagaagaaggcattGGTCAAATCTAGGCCCTGGTGGCTGACAACGTCGGTCATATTTAGGGCTGACCGACCTCAACTTCGGATCGGATGGCTGTGACATAGGACGCCTTTGGACCACATCGAGACCAAAGCCACACAAATAAAGATCTTAGCCACACACGAATTCTCCCACCACCTCATTCTGTCCTTGGACTCCCCAACAATAGAGCCACCTCTTTTCGTCTCCGGCTATCATCCCATCAAGTATCGGCCGTGTCCTCTCCCAAGAACATGACTACACTTTGACACAACAATTTTTCTCATCTCCCCATCTTATTCTTCTGGTGGCCGTTTAATCCTTCCTTTGCTGCTATATTGAAGATCCAAAAAAATTCTTGATGTATGGGTTATTCAATAGCATGTGTGCATTCTTGCTTTTGGAACTGagatcaaataatattttttcttgttttagcAACTGAGATCTGAGATATGTGTGATTGTGACGAGCTTTGACCGAGCCGAGCTCGAGCCGGTTACGAAGGCCAAACCAGGCTCGCTCCAGCTCGGCTCGAGTTTGTATTGAGATCGAGCCTAGCTACCTAGCTCGGGCTCGTTGACACCCTAGTTGCTACAGCCACACCCTGCAACAAAACCCTCCACGATCGGGCCCTCGCCGGACGCCGCCGACGGCCAGCCCAGAGCTGCGCAGCATCGTCGCCTCGCCGCCGGAAGCCGACCGTCTCCGCCTCTCCCATCAGCTTACTTTTCAGGTGCTGGAATACTCTGAAGTATGTTTGAGTTTTGAAGATTCACCCCACTCAAGGCTCTCCCTCTCTTGCCCTACCCTGCGCAGtggagatggcggcggcggcggcgccggagtgGGCCACCAATGAGCCCTGCCTCATGGGAATCGACGAGGCTGGCCGCGGCCCTGTCCTTGGTAACCacccttctctctctcaaacTCCGCATTCCTGAGATGTCTTTTTTCTCGTTTGTTATTTTTGGGTTTTACAAATCTGCAGTAAGCTAAAGTGAATTATGGTGAACACGCACAGAAATATGCAATGTTGCTTGAAATTATAGTCGGTTTGAACGCATTCCCCTCCAAAATGTCATGAGCAGGACTAGGGTTTGCAGGTCTTGAGCACAAGTTTTAGATGGAATCTTGCTAAAAATCACTCCCTATTATTGCTCCTGCAGGTCCAATGGTGTATGGCTGCATGTACTGCGCGCGTTCCTACCATGACACTCTTGCCACCCTCAAATTCGCAGGTCTCTGCTCAtatcttcttcttgtacttgttttAATCTACTTCACTCCACCTTTGTGCTAGTTGCAATGCACATTTCACTAGACTCATGAAGTAGTTCAAGTTCCTAAATCCTGAGAcgtataaatataattttaatttcaaGAAGATACAGTTTGATTCTGTGAACCTGTAGTGGAGAGGTTAAAAAGGGGTTCCTTGGAAGTTGAAACgcaaaaaaattacaagactAACTTTCAAACTTGTTCTTTTTGCGATATCCAGTCATGTGGATTTGGGTACTACTAAGCACTTTGGCTGATTTGCAAGATAGAAACAAGCATATTTTTGAAAGAGCTTATGCATATGTTTATGAACTCTGGGACTTGTGGTGAACAAACAAACGTATAGGGTACGGACATCTAACCCACTATTCTTGATAGAACCTGATTAGATGCTGCTATCCTTTTCTGATTTCCCTTGTTTGCCAAattttctcctctcttctccgtcTCCATTCTTTTATGTTGCAAGTGCCTCCATGCACTTTATTTCTTACTGTTCTTCTCTTCTTGAACAGATTCTAAGACAttgaaggaggaagaaagggaagAGCTGTTTGAAAGTCTGAAGGCCAATAGCTCTATTGGGTGGGAAGTGGATGTCATATGCCCAAAGGAACTATCTGCTAAAATGTTAAAAAGGTATATCTGGCTTTTGTACCTAATAAACTGCAAATCTGAACCCTTTTGTCATGATTAGTAGTCTATTTGGTTTCAGGTCGAAAGTTAATCTGAATGAAATATCTCATAACTCTGCAATGGGTCTTGTCAGAAAGGTTCTTGACATGGGGGTCCTACTGGCAGAGGTAAGAGCATTTGTTCTTGAATAAAGAGGGACTTCTTATGCAATTaaccttctaaaattattcaCAAAATTGTTTGAATAATTACATCCCTCCTTGCAAAGGTCTATATAGATACGGTGGGCGAtcctgaaaagtataggatcaAACTGACAGAAAAGTTTCCTGGCATCAAATTTGTGGTTGCCAAGAAAGCTGACAGCCTTTACCCAGTTGTTAGTGGAGCAAGTATAGTCGCAAAGGTATATGAATTTTTCATCTATGATTGCTTTTGTATATAAAGAATGGGACCGACTCGTAGAGTCAGCATTCACATATCTGAAATTCAGCCGCTTATGTAGTTGTAAAGTCTTGATGTGCAATTGCAGGTCACGAGGGATAGAGCCTTGCGGAACTGGGTGTTTGATGAAACTGCTCTGAATATGCACATGAACACCGGATCAGGTTATCCAGGAGGTAACTGATTCCTCACCATGGGGATTTTGTCAATATGTAGTCAGATGACTGTTTTATTAAAGACCGTCCTAATTAATGGATCAGATCCTGGCACTAAACAATGGTTAGAAGATCACAAACATCCAGTATTTGGTTTCCCAACTTTGGTTCGTTTTAGCTGGGGAACTTGCACACCCTTCTTCAAGGATGCAGTTGAAGTTACTTGGTGTGTTTCTGTACTCTATTTTTCCTTGAACAAAATTATGTTGTTGTGCTTTGGTAATGGCAAAATGTGATTGTGACCGCTGCTATGATTTGTGCCATATGGTATCACATGAAGGGAGTCCGATGAACTTGATGAAGATGCAACTGGCAATGGAAGTGCCAAGCGACAAGTGAAGCTTTCAAGCCTAGGCTTTACAGGTTTTAAAAGGAAGACTGAGGAGATCGAATCAAGTGGAAAAGGCCGTTGCAAGTTCTTCCAGGCTCGCAAGCTTGAGCTGGTCAGAAGGTTTCAGTGATGTGTGCTAGCTTGTTAGTTGGTAATTCTATTTTCCTAGTAGAAAACTATGCTTTTGAGGCCTGATTTGAATTTCCGATTGGAACACTTTCAAGTTCAGTGAAAAGGAACCTTCCCAAATTAACTGGAGGTAGATTGAACTTTGCTGAAGTGGCAATGATGTACAAGTGTGTGTCTTGTATTGTAAGAAACTGATACAAAACGTGGATTGAGCTTTGCTGAGATGGGAATTAGGACGATTGGAACGGATGGAAGATGGAAATGTTCTTGCCCATTGCTACCTCTTTACTTGATGTGTATGATGCATCTATTGCGGGATGCTACTGCAAGTTGCTTCTTTGCTACTGCTGTTGGTCTCTGCAGGACGCCTATGAACATTCATATGATCAGAAAAACTTCTTTGtgttttaatattaatatggcAGTGCTCCAATCTAGTTGTTCTCTTACAAAGAACTTCAGGACATTTTCGCAATTCTTGGGTTGGAGTGTTACTTAAGCGCACCGTCGAAGAATCACCGGTTTCAAACTTGCTCATGGTAGTTGTTACTTGTTAGTGATATTTTTTCCAGAAATTTTGCTTGACCTAGACTTAGGGAAAAAATTCAGTCCGGTATATCCGATATATCTAGTTTACCGGGTCTACCTGTGGACCCGTagaaaaaaatagcatgtgttattggtattttatttaaatttgtttaaattttattcGGTATATCCGATAGATCATGTTTACCGGTGACCTCTGTATATCCTGGTTCGAATTTGGAACACTTATGTTCAATGGAAATGCAGCGTAATTCGCAAAGTAGGAGGAAGTCGACGGTTAAACTTCGCTGAAGTGACAACGCTGTACAAGTGTTTGTCTTCTTATTTGTAAGCAACTGAACAAAACACGCCTGCTTCGACAGATAGTGTAGTTCTAAGGTGAGTTACAGTACACCTTTCTGATTAGTATTCTAAGCAAAAAGAAGAGTAAATTACAACCGAACATGCCCCTAGCTGCTATCCTGGAAAATTTAATACTCCCTCtggttataaaaaaatattattttggaCATAGATGGGGTGAAATTAATTAACCTAAGTATATCTACCAACTCTCCTTAGTTCAACTAATAACACAtagttttctaaataaattgtTCAATTTGAGACAAATAGTATTATTAGTTGAACTAAAATAGTCGATGGATACTTTTATGTTAATTAATTTACACTCTTAGGTATTGACGCCGTCACCAAAATACTACTTGATCATAAATTACTTATGAAATATAtgtaaaatatagcaaaaatgtagtattatgaaactaatttttaagaaaaatctagCTATACTATTTTAAAAGTTCAATCGTAAAATTAAAGAGATATTGATAGCCAAAATTTAAATCTGTTAACTGCATGCAATTTGAAATGGCACTCTTTTGTGATTATAGAAAGTACAACAAGAAAGGTGAACCATCAAACCATCAAATCCATTGTCGTCTAGTCCGGTTAGGATATCTGGCTTTCACCCAGACGACCCGGGTTCAAATCCCGGCAATGGAACTTTTTTTTAcctcttcttttatttgtttttgttctCCATACTGCAATTTGCAGGTTGACTTGAGAGTCAGGAGCCGGGACGTACTGAACACATTGCAAGGTTACGCTTGTACGTACTGAACATGTATTGCCAATATTGTATTGGATCCTCCATAGCATCAATTTGGCTAGAAAGAGCATCTACTTTTATTTTTGAGGTGAAAAAAAGGAGCATCTACTGACAATGTTGCTTTGGAGTGAGCTTATGCAGACCTCAAGTTCTTCTATGGTCATTTCGTTTTGATCGTCTGACAATGTTTTTTGTTTTGGAAGAGAAGGATCTAGTAAATACACAACAGCCGATTAATATCTACAAGAGGAAAATCTTACCATTTTGACGCTccagttttaaaagaacaaGCAGTACTCCTGCATTTTTCGTTTTGAAACAGAATGTGTGTCCTCCAAAACGTAGTGACAGTTGCACGTACCGAACATCTAATGGCAATGCACCGATAGATAGATAAAACAGACCAGATCACACGATGATATGAGATTCTATGGGATAATGTCTACGTGGGGTCCCCAGGACCGGGTTAAAGCTGCGGATCCGTTTTATTTAGCAAAATAATTATTGGATAAAAATGACTTCCATCTAATTGTGGAGATCCCCAATCGATGTCTATCCAGAGCGGCGTCACCGGCGTTGCTCCATCGATGACGCATTCTGGTGGTGATGGCGGGAGCTCCCAAGGCACCAGCGTGACCTGCGCCCCTACATCCGCATCATTCTAATGGTTCCCACTGCACCAGCGGTAGCAGCGCCATGGCGTCACGGCTGCACAGCCGAGCTCCTCTCGTCTGGCGACCAAACCACAAGTGCCAGGTTAAAGGTCATTTCATTCCCTGGTACCTCTATCCACGAATTAGATGAGCTGATTACCGGGCAAGCGTTCGGCTGCCGTCGCTGGTTGCAGGAGCACGACACCGGCTGGTCAGAGGAAGCGTCAGATCGACTACCGCACAGGGCCTTCCTAGCTCTAGCCGATTGGAATCAGTTCAACTACGATGCAGGGTTGTCTATTATCTATTGCTCACCCTTCTTGCAGATGAAAATCgattttttcttcaagatcttgtgggtACAGGACCTTGCGATCCCGAACAGGAGCAAAAAGCATTGCAATATTCGTTGtgctcacccccccccccacccccctttTGTGTTTATCAGAGTTCCATGTCAATTTAATATGAATCTGCACCTAGAAGAAGAGCGTTGATGCAGCCCTTTAAGCACGAGGATTTGGTGAGCAACtgatgatttttacaatttcatGATGCTTTTAACAGATCTGGTTAGTGAGATTTGCTCCATTCAATTCGTTCTCTTTCTGCTCCGCGCTTATATTAACTATTTTTAGTAGCATAGTCCATATGTTTATTCTAGCAATTTTGTTCCAAATCAGATCAGTTGAGTTGTCTTCCTAATGTATCTGATTGAGTATCCAGTAGATTAAACTAGATAACAGTAACAGGAGTTTGGAGTTCTTGCTTTAATTTTTCATTGTGGGCTACTTTGTTTCACAGAAGGGTATGTATAGAGCAACGATTATACTTCCAGGAGTACCTACATCGAATCAATACTGCATTTGCAGGCACACAAAAGGGTATGTCTGGAGCGAGGATTAGACTGCCAGCAGATCAGGGTGTTGATGCATCTAATCAGGGGGACTATGGCTGCTATGTGTGCCCGCAAATGCATGTAGATGTTCAATTTTTTACACATTTTTTATGCTACTCCCATGGCGCATTTGTATATAGTAGTACTTGTGGAGCTTACAGCTTTTGTAACTTGTATTAGTTCAAATCCGGAAGCCCTAGTATTTCAGCTTTGATTTCTACTTTTTTTGGGGCAATGCTGGAAGTATATACTACCACTGGAAAAAGTGTAATACTACTTTGTGAGAAATATGAACTGCTATTGTTTTAAGAAGTATATACACATACTCTATCAGAAAATGAAGTATATACTCCTTTCTGGAAAAAGGAAATATATACATACTCCTTTCTGGAAAAAAGAAGTATATGCGTACTCCTTTCTAAAAAAGAGTAGTATATACTCATCTGAGAAGTATATACGACTATTAAAAGGAGTATAATACTActttgtgagatatatatactaCTATTCTTGTCACAAGAAGTATATGCTATATGAGAGATAAATACCCCTTGATCGTTGATCGTGTAGTATATCCTCATTTGTTTTATAAGTTAAAATTACTGCAGCTTATGTAGTACATActcctttattttattttaaaattgcAAAATACTCTTTTTATCATGCTCCTATGCTTTCTCGAGCAATATACACGCTGCCGTAGACATAAATTAATGCATTTTTTAAGCATACTACTTTATTATGCGCGTATATACGGTATATGCATGCGGTAGTGGTTGTTGGACGTATCAAAAGGGCCCACGCCAAACAAAACCATCGCATGCACGTCCGTCACCCGTTTAGATAGGTAGTACTGGCAGTAGTGGATACCCAATAGGGTGGCATTATATACTCCCGgaagtaaatatatatatatatatatatatatatatatatatatattgcttcaATCTTATACATCTAAATGTTTTTTCCCCTTTAAGTGTAGCCATGAGTAAAGGAGAAGGCTCAAGAGCTTCATGTGCTTCATGAGAACAATCATAAAAATGTACTTCATAAGAACAATCATGAAAAGTTCAGTGACCAAAATGACTGAGTAATTGAAGGATGGAAAATCATTGTCAAGAAGTTCAATGAAAAATTTCCATCATCTGAATTTACAAAACAACATAtacaagaaaaagagaaggagctAAAAGGAAACTACAAGTCAATTTGTGATGCCAGGAAGCAAAGTGGTATGTGCTCGAATGACCATAGTCACATGATTCAGGGTCGATATCGTGATCCACGACCCTAGTTTGAATGACCCAATCGAGGGTTGGGATCGACTTCGGGACACCGCCGAGACACCCTCAGGATGCCGCctggagaggaggggaagggaggaTGGAGGATCAAGCTAACCTAGCCCCTGCATTATCGCCTGTCATGCGTAGTATTCACGTCGCCCTTCACGCGCGCCATACCATTCCTTACTCCTCTCAGCTCGGGTttagaggaagaggaggtggaggagacaaGTTGAGGAGTGGCAGCGGCAGGGGTGCACAAGGTCTATGATATGTTAGCAGCAGTAGGGAGAAGGCGAATCGAGATTGGTTGTGGCAATACTGATTGTAGTCAACTCTTTTGCTCGCCAATTGGAAGCATTGTTCATGTCCTTGCTGCTGAGTTTTGGATTTGTTGTTTTTATCTAGCTATACTTTGCCTTTCCTACCTGCTTAGTTCTATCCATAGTCACAAGAGTTGGGGTCGATGCCGCGATCCATTCTTCGTCCTAGGGTCATCGACTTGGATTACTTGGGGTCACGTACCACGTCGTAGATTGTCATCCCAAGAAAGTATACCCCCTTCGTTCTTCAATTTTGTCATGTGTCAACCCGCGTCCCTCGACCTAGATTTCTAGTGGCTATGGGAATGAGTGCATGATCAATGTTGAACCACACATATGGGAAA comes from the Phragmites australis chromosome 22, lpPhrAust1.1, whole genome shotgun sequence genome and includes:
- the LOC133905570 gene encoding ribonuclease H2 subunit A translates to MAAAAAPEWATNEPCLMGIDEAGRGPVLGPMVYGCMYCARSYHDTLATLKFADSKTLKEEEREELFESLKANSSIGWEVDVICPKELSAKMLKRSKVNLNEISHNSAMGLVRKVLDMGVLLAEVYIDTVGDPEKYRIKLTEKFPGIKFVVAKKADSLYPVVSGASIVAKVTRDRALRNWVFDETALNMHMNTGSGYPGDPGTKQWLEDHKHPVFGFPTLVRFSWGTCTPFFKDAVEVTWESDELDEDATGNGSAKRQVKLSSLGFTGFKRKTEEIESSGKGRCKFFQARKLELVRRFQ